GAGACGTTTGACAATGGTGTCATGGAAGTATCTGAGAGCAAGGTTCAATACAATGATTTTGAAATACCGTACTATTTGTACCTATCGTTGTGTACCCAAGTAAGCGAAGTAAGCATTGTGTCGCAGGGAACACACGGAATAGCCAAAGTAGTCGGTAAAAAAATATATTTCCAAATAAAAAGTGACGATAAAGATAAAGGGAAAGACAGAGACGATGAATTTAAAATTCAGGTAATTACCACCAATGGAAAAACCCTCAAAGCCAATTTTAAGGTGAAAATCAAAAAATAGTCATTTGGATTCGTAAACAATTATACAAGTGGTTTGAAGTTAAAGGCTTTCCCGAATTTCGGGAGAGTCTTTCTTGTGAAATTGTGTATAAAAAGCTAATTGCCAACTGAATGATAAATGAACAGGAGTTAGTTAGAGCCTGCCAGCGTAATGATAGAAAAGCCCAAACTGCCTTTTACAATATGTACAAAGGTAAGCTTATGGGTGTATGTCGCCGTTATGCACGTAGTAAAGAGGAAGCCGAAGATATTTATCAAGAAGCATTTGTCAAGATTTTCAACAATATAAAGTCACTCGAAAAACCCGAAGCCGTAGGGGCTTGGGTGCGTAAAACCGTTATTCACACAGCCATAAATTTTTATCATTCAAATTTAAAATTTCAACAAAATACAGATTATGAAGCAGTTGTACTAAGCAATGATGATTACCCTAATATTCTAGCAGCACTTTCCAATGAAGATTTGCTAGCTCTTATTCACCAACTTCCCGACGGCTATCGGATGGTTTTTAACCTGTATGTAATAGATGGGTACAATCATGTCGAAATAGGCAATATGCTGGGAATTAGTGAAAATACATCCAAATCACAACTGTCTCGTGCAAAAGAATTATTGCGAAAGCAATTAAAAAAACTGGGAATTGTCAGCTATGAACGTATCCAATAATGACGAAAAAGACCCTTTAGAGGATTTTTTTAATGACCGATTTCAAGATTTCGAGTCGGACGTTGACGATATGCTTTGGGCAAAGATAGCTCCTGAGCTACCTTTACCTTCTTTTATCAAACTCATTTCGTGGCAACTTATTTCAGTTGCTGCCTTGGTGCTGTTTGTAATGGGCTTATTGTGGCTTGATCCAACAGAATATGAAAAAAATACATTGACTTCAATAGCAACTATCTTTTCTCCCCAAAAATATAATCCAAAACACATATTGGCAACTCCTTCAAGCCAACTCAATGGCTCAACGATAGCCTCACCAAACACAAAAGAAACACTCGACCCAAGCAGTAAGCAATATCAAATCGCTGATGGTGTTACAGAAAACTCGGGTATTCGTTTAGCAGAAAAACAGGCGTTTGCTACTAGCTCAAAAAGAGAGATAGCAAAATATTTTGCCAAAAGGACAGCAACAAATAAGCAATCATCTGAGCGTTTGCCAAACAGTACGACAACCAAGCAAGGGCTAGGAATAGGTATTGTACAAGATAAACCAAGTGCTACAACGACCTTGCCTGAGTACAATCTCATGTCTACCGACAAACCATCGGAAGATTATTTAACCTTGCTCAACAAAAAAGATTTTAGTGATTTAGCGGTACGCTTTAATAAAGCCAAAATAAAGGCTAGCCAACGCAAAACCGTAAGGTATTTTAAAGAAAGTAAACCTGTATCGTTTTATATGAGTGCTATGCCATTGGTTAATTATTATACTATTACACCCAATAGTGGCGACAACAATTATATTCATGATATAGTAGTAAATGACGATGCTGGCCGTATAGGTGTGTATTTGCAGGCTGGGCTTATGTTTACGCTAAGCCAAAAACTAAAGTTAAAAACGGGTTTATCATATACCAAATCGAGCCAAAGTTTTAGTTATCAGGTACGTACCGACTCGCTGGTGATCAAGCCAAGCGACAGCCAAGTAGCTGATGTAGCATTTGCCGAAATCAACAAAGTTTATGCTACTTCTACGCACTATTTAGGAACTCGCTTTGATTTGCAGTACACTTTCCTCAAAGGCGAGGCACTAAGCCACCACCTAAGCTTGGGAATGGAAGGAAATATGCAGCTCAATGGCAAAAACAAAATTAATAGCTTCTTGAATATAGGCTATGGTGTTAGCCGCCAAATAGGAGACAACGCCTATTTATTTATAGAGCCAACATTGAGTTTTGCCCTCAATAACCATACCGACGAAAGTTCGCTCTTGCTGGTTCGTCCTAATAAAATTGGGTTTAATATTGGTATGCACTTCAAAATAAAATAGTGGTTAGGCACTGATTTAGCATATCTTATTCAAATCGTAATCTGGTAATAATATTCTTGAGATAACCTATCTCACCCAAATGTTGGTACTCGTGGAGAAAAAAAGTACTCAATTGTTCTTCAACCGTAACACCCACAAAAGGCAAATTAAATGGACTTACAGAAGCCAGATGTTGGGGCGATGCTTGCGATAATAGCACTAATAGTTGCTCGCCTCTTTGGCTAAAAGCATTCAATAGCTCTTCTAAAGGTGGAAATACCTCGTTAGGTTGTAAAGGTGTTTTAGGAGCAAAAATGACCTTTTCGTTGCTAAATAAGCTCAACTTTTCATCGGGATTGAGCAGCTTAATAAGTGTATTTCTAACAAAAGCGATATGCCCCAACTCCCATGCTAAATGATTGACTTTGCTGTAAGGTCGGAAAAACAATTCTTCTGGAGATACATCCTGATAAATTTTAGCAACTTTCGCATTGTTATTGCTAAGCCCCTTTTGTATAAATTGTATAAAGTCCATAATCAAATTTTTATTTTATCAAACGATTGTTTGATAAAAATGCCTAAATAAAATGACTTCTACAATACTTTGTAACTTAAATATTTAGACCCATTTGCCGAAGGTGATGGTCTAAATGTTGAATATAGTCGTAAGCCACCAATTCAAGCGACACCAAATCCTTCTCTTTGTTTTTAGGAATAGCATTTTTGCCCCAATTAGTCAAAACACCATACTTTTCGGTAGGAAGTTTGTTGAGTACCTGAGCAAAATGCTTGTTGAGTAAAACCCATAATAGCATAAGATTTTGGCTATCATAATGCTGATAGTCTGCTGCCTGTACCCAATGATTTTGCTGATACACAATATGAGCTTCAGCCTGATACTGCCCAACGATTAAACGGCGAATATTCGTTTGTGCAGAGTCGACCAAATGCCCTAGTACTTCTTTGATACTCCACTTTTCGGGAGAAGCTTTGGCCCGACGTTGTTCTTCTGAGAGTTGTTCCCAAAAAGCTTGAACCAGTATAATTCTATCGTAGAGTTTATGAATAACGTCTTGCATATTGCTGATGAGTTATAACTAATTTCCTGATTACTGAACCATGTAATTATTTAGTAATAAAAAAGAGAAAATGGATTCGTAAAAGTCTTTTCTCTAGTATCATTATTCAGTAATCAGGGCGGCTTCGTATTGTATATACTTTCTAAATATTTCTTACAAAATTTCCTCAATCAAAAGTAACTCTTCTGTCGAGAAAAGAAGATTATCCAAGCATTTAAGCGAATCCTGTAGTTGTTCTGTACGGCTAGCACCTATCAATACCGATGTTATACGTTTGTCTTTCAAAATCCAAGACAAGGCCATTTGAGCCAATGTTTGTCCACGCTCAAGAGCCAGTGTATTAAGTTGCTGAATTTTGGCTAAAGTTTCGTCTGTAATAGCTGTTTTTTGTAAAAAACCATGAATTTTTGCCGCACGAGAGTCGTCGGGAACACCCTTGAGGTATTTGTCAGTTAAAAGCCCCTGAGCTAAAGGAGAAAAAGGAATACATCCAATTCCCTCATTTTCAAGCACATCTAAAAGCCCTCCTTCTACCCAACGCTCAAACATCGAATATTTGGGTTGATGAATAACACAAGGAGTACCCAACTTCTTCAAGATTTGGGCAGCCTTGGCTGTATCCTCAGCTCCATAGTTAGAAATCCCAGCATACAAAGCCTTTCCTTGGCGTACAATCAAATCCAACGCCGCCATGGTTTCCTCCAAAGGGGTTTCGGGGTCGGGACGGTGATGGTAGAAAATATCCACATAGTCAAGTCCCATTCTTTTCAAACTTTGGTCAAGACTCGATACCAAATATTTTTTTGACCCCCAATCGCCATAAGGGCCTTCCCACATGGTATAGCCAGCCTTGGTAGAGATAATCAATTCGTCACGATAAAGAGCAAAATCTTTTTTCAACAAAATACCAAAGTTTTCTTCTGCCGAGCCTGGCGGTGGCCCATAATTATTGGCCAAATCAAAATGCGTAATACCGCTATCAAAGGCCAAACGAAGAATTTTACGGTAATTTTCAAAGACATCTACACCGCCAAAATTATGCCATAAGCCAAGCGATACAGCTGGTAATTTCAAACCACTTTTTCCACAACGGCGATATTCCATCTGTTGGTATCGTGTTGGATTTGCTAAATATGTCATTGCTTTTTTTATATAAAGAACGTACCTATACTACACTTCTTGAGGGTATTTGAGTCCAATCTGAGCCCTAATTTCGTCCATCAGCTCCATTAGTTCTAAACTAAACTGTAGAGGTAATTTATCGTTTTCAATACGACCTTCGGCCAAGCAGCGTTGTACATCGGAAGCCTCATAGCCATACCCCCAACCATTACGTTCTGTAGCAAAAACCTGTGGTTCTTCGCCATCGAGGGTTAATGTAAAGCCATGTGTTTCATGGAAACGACCATGAATATAGATTTTACCCTTCGAGCCATAAATCGTACATGTGGTATCTGTTTGAGCAGCCAATGTTGAAAATAACGAAGCTGTAGCACCATTTGGAAACGTCAAAGCCACCGAAACATTCATATCTACCCCTGTTGGAGCCATCACTCCTACCGCTTTTACCTGTGTTGGTTTGCCCAGTAAAAGTTTACTAATGAACAAAGGATAAATTCCGATGTCCATCAGCGAACCACCCGTAAGAGCAGGATTGAAAAGGCGACCCTCTGGATTTATGTCGGCCAAAAAACCAAAATCAGCTACAATATGTACGATTTGGCCAATAGTACCAGCTTTAATAATATCTTCTATTTGATTGATAGCAGGATGAAAGCGAGTCCAAATAGCCTCCATCAAAAAAACCTTTTTCTCTTGCGATTTTTGAATCATGCTTGTTACCATCGAAGTGTTGATAGCAAAAGCTTTTTCACAAAGAACAGGTACACCCGCCTCAAGGCACATGAGGGTATTTTCGCAGTGTTGGGCATGTGGTGTTGCAATATATATTACATCAACCAAGCCACTTTGAGCTAGTTGTTCGTAACTCCCAAAAGCATGAGGACAATGATAAGGCTGTCCAAAAGCTTGGGCTTTTTCCAAGCTTCTAGAGGCTACCGCATTGAGTTTGGCATTAGGAACATTCATTAAATCGTCGGCAAATTTTTCAGCAATTTTTCCACAGCCTATAATGCCCCAACGAGTTGGAGGTACTTGATTGTTTTCAGTTTCCACAGTTAAGTAATTTTTATATTGAGATAAATAAAAGGATATTTTGGAGGTATTTCCCCCAAATGGTTTTCAAAAATACATAAAAAAAACAAGCCCTTACAAGGTTTTATTCTTGGAAAGGGCTTGTTGATGTTCTTTGAACTTTTATAATTATAGAGAACCTTAATGAATCTCTAAAAGCAATTATGATACCGAGCGGTATGTTTCTGATTTCAAACTTATTTTATACACCCACCCCCAAATACGCTTAAATAGTTTTGTTAGTATAAAATAAGGTCTTTATTACTATGATAAAGCCTTTAGGGCATCTATCAATTGTTCTACTTGTTCGGTATTGACAGCCGCAAAGTTGGCAATACGCAACTGAGTAGCCTTAAAATCGCCATAGCCCGAGCCTATCACCATATTGTGCGAAGCTTTGATTGATTCAATAATTTCGGCAGCAGGCTTGTCGATAGTATTTACTACTACTACTGTTTGCGAACGGTGTTCTGGATTTTTGACAAAAATTTCTAAGAAATCACATTTTGTTGCAAAATCATACAGCAGCTTAGCCTTACGTTCAGTTTCCTTTCTGATATTGTCGATACCAATACGATTCATATCTTCGGCTACTTTGCCCAATACATAAATCCCTAGTACATTGGGGGTTTCGGGTGTTTCAAACTTTTCAAAGTTTTTCCACAACGACGGCAATGAATGATACGTACCAATAACCCCTTCATTTTTTTTGAGATTTTTGGCCTTATCCAACATAGCAGGGTTGGCTATCCAACAACCCAAGCCAGCAGGCATTCCAAATGATTTTTGTACCGAAAAGAAAGCCGTATCTACTGTTTCAAAATCCAAATCAGGATATGGAGCCGACGACACCATATCTACAGCCACACATTTATCTTTATTGGCTCTTTTAAGTTTATGAATTTCTGCAGGACGCATCTGTACACCCGACGACGTTTCGTTGGCTGTAGTACAAATCAGTTCGGCATATTCAGGAACTTGGATTTCGGCATAGTCAAACCCTTCGCCAAAAGGTTTTTCGTATTTATGAGCAAATTTGTTGAGCTCGTTAGAAAAGTCGTAAAACTTCTTTGAAAACGAGCCATTTACCAAGTGAAAACTTTCAAACTCAACCGTATTTTGGATAATTCTTTCCCAAATTTCTGTTGCAGAGCCAGTAAAGAAAATACCCGAAGATTCAGGGATATTCATCAACGTACGCAACTGCTCGACGGTATGTTGATAAATTTTACGAAACTGAGCAGAACGATGCGAAATAGACCCTAATTGAAGGTCAAACGCATCGCGATAGTGTTGTTCAACAGTTGGAAAAAGTTCGGCTGGTCCTGGGGTAAAGTATGTTTTACGCATGAATCAATAGTGCTTTAATCTTGTTCAGTAAATTATGGAAATCTTCAAATTGGTACTTGAGTTTTTCAGGGTCGAGTTGCTGAATTATTAAGTGATACTTTCTTTACGATACTTTCATTCCTTTCATTTTTCTCAAAAATCATTAAATCTTCTAATTCAGAAGCATTTAATAACAAAGGCGAATGCGTCGCAATAATCATTTGTGTGCCATTTTGTGCAGCATATTTGATACCCCTTGCAACGCCATTAATCATATCTGGATGTAAGCCCATTTCTGGTTCGTCAATACATACTACGCTTCCTCTATTTGGGTTATAGAAGATTGAAAGCAATAGCAAGTACCTTAAAGTAGCATCAGAAATATGCTCAATAGTAATGGCTCTATCTAAGTTTTTTTCTTTTAGAGAAAGTAAGCTTTTACCCGCAATAGGAGTGGTAAAAACAAGTTCTCTGAAGTTTGGATTAATCTTTTTAAACTCTTCTACCAGTTTATCAAAAGCTTTTACTGAATTCCCATTCAAATAACTTAACAATCCTGTCAGATTTTTACCATCACTTAAAAGGTTTACTTCCGAATAGTAAGGCGACAATTGACGGATGGGACTTTCAAAAGTAGTATCGAAATTGTCGTATATTTCGATGCCTTTTAGTAATTGATCAGCAACCTCCAAAGTGGTATCTCCTACCAAAATATCGTAAGAATTTCCAATTTTTCTTATTGTAAATTCAATATGGTAATTATCATTAGTGAAAGTATCGTCAACATTCTTTACAACATTTTTATCAAAATCATAACGTAAGTAAATTGTAGAGGCATCAGGATGTATAAAATTACAAGCACCAGAAAAGCCTCCCCATTTTTGCATAAATAACTTTTCAAATTCACTCGCATTTAAAAAAGCTTTCAACAAACATATCGCCTTAATGAAATTTGATTTTCCTGTTCCGTTAATTCCTAGCAGAACATTGGTATCAGCATTTAATTCGATGGTTTGTTCATTGCCAAAACTAAAGAAATTTTGAATCGTTATTTTCTTAATCATAGTGTTGTGATGAAATGCTGAAATATACCCTTATAAATAATTTGTGCCACGACAATCGTGGCACAAATATAAACGCTTAATACAACATTCTGAACTTAATCGTATTGTCGATTCCTTTCAATTCCTCTACGATTTCGTCGGCATATTCTTTGGCAACATCGGTAATTACATAACCAATATTGTTGGTTGTTTTTAGGTACTGACCTTTGATATTCACATTGTATTTAGCAAATATTCCGTTCATTTTTGCTAAAATACCTGGCACATTGTGGTGAATATGCAACAAACGGTGGGCATCTTCGAGTGCTGGTAGTTGTAGCTCTGGGAAGTTGACCGAGCCATAAGTACTACCGTTGTTCATAAACTGCAACAATTTACTTGGCACAAACTCGCCAATATTGGCCTGAGCTTCTTCGGTTGAGCCACCTACGTGTGGAGTCAAAATAACTCTTGGCAAACCTCTGAGTTCATTGATAAACTCTTCGTCGTTGGTTTTTGGTTCGTATGGAAATACGTCTACAGCTGCTCCCCATACTTTGCCCGACTTGAGGGCATTTACTAAGGCTGGGATTTCTACAACGTGACCTCTTGATAGGTTAATAAAAATCACGTTGTCTTTCATCAAGGCAAATTCTTTTTCGCCTATGATATTGGCGTTGGTTTTGCGGCCATCTACGTGCAACGATATAAAATCAGCAACACTCAATAACTCTTCAAGTGTTTTACATTTTTTGGCATTTCCCAATGCTAATTTATCTACAGCATCATAGAAGTACACTTCCATACCCATAGCTTCGGCAATTACCGATAACTGTGTACCAATACTACCATAACCTACTAATCCGAGTTTTTTACCACGAATTTCATACGAATTAGTAGCCGATTTATCCCATTTTCCAGCGTGCATTTTATTTGACTTCGTCATGATGTCACGTGTCAAAATAATCATTTCGCCAATAGCCATTTCTACTACCGAACGAGTATTTGAATATGGAGCATTAAATACGGCAATACCTCTGTTTTCGCACTCTTCCAAATTAATTTGGTTAGTACCTATACAGAATGCCCCTACAGCCATCAAACGGCTAGCGTTGGGATGTTCTAATACACGTTTGGTCAAGTTGGTTTTTGAACGTAAGCCCAAAATAGATACACCCTTGATACGCTGAATTAGTTCTTCTTCGTCCAATGCCCCTTTTAAAAGCTCTACTTGAAAACCTTCCGTTTTGAAAGCTTCAACGGCTTTTGGGTGTACATTTTCCAATAACAATACCTTAATTTTTGATTTTGGATATGACTGGGCACGGCTTAGACCATTGATATACAAAAACTCATCTAACGACCCTACTACCTCATCAGCCTTTTCTACGACCTTCTGGCGTTCTACGTTTTCGATAAAAGCAAAAAACTTATTGGCTAAGCCCGATTCACGCAATTCGTAGTCGGTATAACCATCGCCAATGGCGTATACATCGCCCTCCAAGTGTAAATCTTGGAGTAATTTTACTTTACCTTTATCCTGCGAAAGAAGGTTGCTTTCGTCATAACCGATAATATTACCTTCGGTATCGTAAACAAAAGTATTGGCATAGACATTTTCTTCTTTTACGCCCATCGATACGGCTACAGGTACAATAAAGTCTTTGAAGCCACTCGATACGATATAGATATTTTCGCTATATTGGTTAATAAACTCTTTGTTACGAGCAAATGAATCTGAGATTTTTCCCATCAAAAACTCAATCAAAGTAGCTACATGCTCGCGGTTTGCTGGCAATAATGCAACTCTTGCTTTTAAGGAATCTGCAAATCCTATTTCGCCTAACATTCCTTTATCGGTAATGGCTTTGATTTCACCGACAATCTTGTCTTTATCTTTATGACCAGCCAATGCTATGGCTGCGAGTTCGTCTAGTCCTTCTACTTTGGTAAAAGTACTATCAAAATCAATGACGAAGTTTACTTGTTGTTCTGCTGTCTTTGTCAACATTTTCTTGCTGTATTGTAAGTCAGGGTCAAAGCCTTTTCCTACGTAATTATTGATAATAAATACAATTTATGAATGAGTCAAAAAATCAAAAGCTCTATTTTCCGACCAGAGTATTCCTTCAAATTTTTTTTGTAAAAAGCCACAATGACCACCTTTGGCGGGTGCTTGAAAATAAACCTTTTCTAGCGACTTGGCTTTATCAAAAGGGAAACATTCTTTTGATAAAAAAGGGTCATTTTGGGCATTTACAATTAATGTGGGTATGGCAATTTTATCAATAAAAAACACCGAACTATTACGGTGGTAATAGTCTTCTGCGTCTTTGAATCCGTGGAGTTGTGAAGTGTAATAATTATCAAAATCTCGTAAAGTACGAATTTTTGATATATTTGAAGTGTTGATTTTTTCTGGAAAATACTTTGCTTTTTCTAGGATTTTCTTGGTAAGGGTTTTGTTAAACCTTCGGGTATAAACCCAATCTTGCCAGCTTTCCATTTTGCTACTACTTCCAGAAAGGTGCAAAGGTACGGAAAATGTTACAGCCTTTTTGATTTCAGGAGCAAGATTTTCGCCTTTTTCGCCCAAATACTTCAAGGTAAGATTGCCCCCTAGGCTAAAACCCATCAGGTATATTTCGGTATACGTTTTGCTGGCATACCTAACCACAAAGTCCAAGTCGTCGGTAGCTCCGCTATGATAAAATCGAAGTTGCTTGTTGACCTCGCCCGAGCAACTTCTGTAATTCCATGCTAAACAATCAAATCCTTTGTGGTTAAATAGGCTTACCATACCCGTAATGTATTGTCGGGTAGAGTCGCCTTCGAGGCCATGACAAAGAATCAGGAGTGGGTTGCTTTTGTGGGCTGACAGTGGTGGTACTTTTGACCAATCTAAATCCAGAAAATCGTGATCGGGGGTATCCAAACGGACACGCTGATAGTTGATGCCCTCTACTTTACGAAACAGTGAAGGGTAAATGGTTTGAAAATGACCATTTGGCAGCCAAAAAGGTGGCTGGTAATCAGAGTGTTTGATAACTGGCATTTGTTTCAGAATTAGTCCTTGAAATTAGGGCTAATCTTTGAAATCCAGTATATTTTATACAAAATTCATAATTAATTCATCGTAAAGTTACATTTATGTAAATTACTCAGCATATTGGTGATTTGCGAATAATGGTGTTGAAAAGAATAAGGTATTCTCTCCAAAACAATTATCTGATTTAAACTTTCTATTAACAGGCAAAGCTATCCGCCTGTCAATAGAAAGAATATTAACCAAGTGATTCGTTGAACGCTTGGCTATCTATAAAAAGCGACTGTACCTTGTAGCTCTATTACATACCTACTTTTGGTAAAATAGGCAAACTTTCGTTGCCATCTTCACCCACAGCCTGAACAGCAAAGAAGTAATGGTCTTTTGAATAAGGTAAATTGATGCCATTTTTTGTCGTAAAAATTTTCTTTTGCCAGAAGGGCTGATACGTTTCTCGAACCAAAACATAATATCCTTTTACCTTGCCCGCCGACTTAGGGGTTTGCCAAAACAACGTGGTAGAATTAGTTAACGACTTGGTATCGATAGTGACATTTTGGGGCGTAGCTGGGGCTTTGGCCAAATTGGCCAGTGTAGCCAAGTTCATAGCAGTATTTTTACGAAGGTATTCAAAATCCATGAATTCGGGTAAATCACCGTACTGAGTACCTTTTTCTGTTCTTAAATCTTGATGTTGGTGTTCAAAATTTTCATTCATCTCGGTTACTCGCACAGCCGCAAAGCCACGATTGACAAACGGTGTGTGGTCGCCTCCACGCAAGAAACGGTCGTTGCGATACACCATTACTACCTCTAAATTATCGACATATCGTTCTCCAATTTCTTTGGTATAGCGAGCCAGCTGACGAGCCTTGCCATCGTTTTCTTGCCCCATATTACGAATACTTGCTGCTTTTTTATCTAGTTCAAAAACAGGTAATCCTTCACTGAATACCCTAACTCGGGTATTGTCGATAATACGTGTTTCGTTACTATTGTTTGAGCCAACAATATCATTATTGAGAATAGCCTCTATATTCCATTTTTCGTCTATGGCTTTCTGAGCCAAATAATCTGCTCCTAAAAGCCCTTGTTCTTCGCCACTTACTACCAAAAAGATAACCGTTGCAGGGAATTTGGCTTGCGACATTACCCGAGCTAGCTCAATTACAGTAGCTGTACCCGAACCGTCGTCGTTAGCTCCAGGGGCATCTGATTCGCGATTCATGACATTAGAAACACGGCTGTCGATGTGTCCCGACACCAAGAAAATTCTGTCGTCGGTGGGGTCAGTTCCTTTCAAAATACCCATTACGTTGCCCATATCTTGGTCTTTGTCGACACGCTTACCATCGGGTTTTAATACCCAGGCATCTATTTTGGCTGTCATTCGTCCTTCCGACTGTTTGGCAAATTCTTGAAAACGACTCAAAACCCAATTTCTAGCAGCCCCAATACCTTTTTTCTTGTCGGTAGTAGTACTTAAAGTATGGCGAGTACCAAAACTTACAAGCTTGAGTATATGCGACTTGAGGCTGTCGGAGTTGACTTGTGTAACCAATTGTTCGATAACGGGGTCTCGTTGAACAATTTTTTGGGCAGATGTTTGAAATGCTATTAGTGATAATACAATAAAGGTTGTTTTTTTCATGTTGATGAAAATTTTGGTCTATCATTAAACGAAATATCCTTTCAAGTTAAGAAATCTATGGGATTCTCGTTGATAAAATAGCCCAAATACAGTTTTTATCGTATTATCGACTGTTCTTTTGAGGTAAGCAAAACCCTTGCAAAAAACACGAAGTTCTTACAAGGGTCAATTTTGACGAAATAACCTTTTTATTTGATGCGATATTTCAGTAGCAAATTAATATTATAAGCTTTTGTAGCTGCTAGCAACCAATTGATACTATTAAACATATCTTCATAACGCACCTTCAGCTTGAAGTTCTTTCTACTTGCTCCAATACCCAAATAAATTCCCGAAAGTTCTAGGGGCCTTTCGTACAAGGCATTGGTTTGATTGGACGACATTCTTAAAATATACCATATCCACTACCTGAACCGTAATTGGATTACTGTTATGGGCATAAATTTCTTTGTCGTCTATGCTTCCCAAGTCCATCGATACCGTATAGCTTTCCTAGCGTTCTCCGCTCGATAACAGGCCAAAACTCCTAATCTGCTGTGGGGCGTACTCTTTGGTCGTATTGTCTGGCTATACAAAAGTGATTGTTTTGAGGTTTTTCCGCCATTCCTTGTTAACAATTTGCCCACGCAAGGTATCGTTCGGAAATATGACTACATAGCCATCGGAAAGGTCTTTTTGAGCAAATAACGGACAATAATACAATAATAAAGCAAATAGTAAAAGCTTGTTTTCTATTGTCGAATAAAACTGATGAACGATACAAAACAATAGCTTTCATCGATTTACTTATAAGTTTGTATTTAGATGTAGCATGCCTCAATATGGCAATAATAATACTCATACCAAAATTATATACCTTTCACGCCAAAAACACCTCCTCATATCCAGGCAAAACGCTCATCTATATACCTTAATATTTTTGGCTTATATAGCAAAAAACTCCATAAGTGTATTGAACACCTACGGAGTTTTTTGCAACATAGTAATTCTGTTATTACTTTGCCAAAGCAGCTTTCAAGTTTTCGTCGATTGCCGCCAAGAATTCTTCAGTATATAAGTAGTGTTCACCATGAGAAACTTTGTTTCCGTGGATACACACTGCTAAGTCTTTAGTCATTTTACCAGACTCAACTGTTTCGATACATACTTTTTCCAAAGTCTGGCTAAAGTTGATTAGCTCCTCGTTACCGTCCAATTTACCACGGAATTCCAAGCCACGAGTCCAAGCAAAAATAGAAGCAATTGGGTTAGTAGAAGTAGGTTTTCCAGCTTGGTGGTCACGGTAGTGA
The DNA window shown above is from Flectobacillus major DSM 103 and carries:
- a CDS encoding aminotransferase class V-fold PLP-dependent enzyme; protein product: MRKTYFTPGPAELFPTVEQHYRDAFDLQLGSISHRSAQFRKIYQHTVEQLRTLMNIPESSGIFFTGSATEIWERIIQNTVEFESFHLVNGSFSKKFYDFSNELNKFAHKYEKPFGEGFDYAEIQVPEYAELICTTANETSSGVQMRPAEIHKLKRANKDKCVAVDMVSSAPYPDLDFETVDTAFFSVQKSFGMPAGLGCWIANPAMLDKAKNLKKNEGVIGTYHSLPSLWKNFEKFETPETPNVLGIYVLGKVAEDMNRIGIDNIRKETERKAKLLYDFATKCDFLEIFVKNPEHRSQTVVVVNTIDKPAAEIIESIKASHNMVIGSGYGDFKATQLRIANFAAVNTEQVEQLIDALKALS
- a CDS encoding YheT family hydrolase, which gives rise to MPVIKHSDYQPPFWLPNGHFQTIYPSLFRKVEGINYQRVRLDTPDHDFLDLDWSKVPPLSAHKSNPLLILCHGLEGDSTRQYITGMVSLFNHKGFDCLAWNYRSCSGEVNKQLRFYHSGATDDLDFVVRYASKTYTEIYLMGFSLGGNLTLKYLGEKGENLAPEIKKAVTFSVPLHLSGSSSKMESWQDWVYTRRFNKTLTKKILEKAKYFPEKINTSNISKIRTLRDFDNYYTSQLHGFKDAEDYYHRNSSVFFIDKIAIPTLIVNAQNDPFLSKECFPFDKAKSLEKVYFQAPAKGGHCGFLQKKFEGILWSENRAFDFLTHS
- a CDS encoding AAA family ATPase, which codes for MIKKITIQNFFSFGNEQTIELNADTNVLLGINGTGKSNFIKAICLLKAFLNASEFEKLFMQKWGGFSGACNFIHPDASTIYLRYDFDKNVVKNVDDTFTNDNYHIEFTIRKIGNSYDILVGDTTLEVADQLLKGIEIYDNFDTTFESPIRQLSPYYSEVNLLSDGKNLTGLLSYLNGNSVKAFDKLVEEFKKINPNFRELVFTTPIAGKSLLSLKEKNLDRAITIEHISDATLRYLLLLSIFYNPNRGSVVCIDEPEMGLHPDMINGVARGIKYAAQNGTQMIIATHSPLLLNASELEDLMIFEKNERNESIVKKVSLNNSATRP
- the serA gene encoding phosphoglycerate dehydrogenase gives rise to the protein MLTKTAEQQVNFVIDFDSTFTKVEGLDELAAIALAGHKDKDKIVGEIKAITDKGMLGEIGFADSLKARVALLPANREHVATLIEFLMGKISDSFARNKEFINQYSENIYIVSSGFKDFIVPVAVSMGVKEENVYANTFVYDTEGNIIGYDESNLLSQDKGKVKLLQDLHLEGDVYAIGDGYTDYELRESGLANKFFAFIENVERQKVVEKADEVVGSLDEFLYINGLSRAQSYPKSKIKVLLLENVHPKAVEAFKTEGFQVELLKGALDEEELIQRIKGVSILGLRSKTNLTKRVLEHPNASRLMAVGAFCIGTNQINLEECENRGIAVFNAPYSNTRSVVEMAIGEMIILTRDIMTKSNKMHAGKWDKSATNSYEIRGKKLGLVGYGSIGTQLSVIAEAMGMEVYFYDAVDKLALGNAKKCKTLEELLSVADFISLHVDGRKTNANIIGEKEFALMKDNVIFINLSRGHVVEIPALVNALKSGKVWGAAVDVFPYEPKTNDEEFINELRGLPRVILTPHVGGSTEEAQANIGEFVPSKLLQFMNNGSTYGSVNFPELQLPALEDAHRLLHIHHNVPGILAKMNGIFAKYNVNIKGQYLKTTNNIGYVITDVAKEYADEIVEELKGIDNTIKFRMLY